In Candidatus Rokuibacteriota bacterium, a genomic segment contains:
- the murJ gene encoding murein biosynthesis integral membrane protein MurJ produces the protein MNEDRRAVQHGVVRAVGVIGAATLASRVLGFVRDMVMARAFGAGPVTDAFFVAFRIPNLLRRLLAEGALSTAIIPVFTEYLERAGRAEFGRMVRAVTGVAMVVLCVVSGLGMLLAPWIVRVMTPGWADDPELIGLAGRLTSLMFPYLLLVGLAALAMGALNAQHRFFTAAFGPAVLNVAMILSVLFLAGRMSPPVFSLVVGVLVGGAGQLLVQLPELARLGVPLRPSVEWSHPAVRLIAGRLWPAVFALAAVQVTVLVNTLLASLLPEGTVSYLYYADRVMEFPLGVFGIALATAALPSMSGQAARGEHRALTDMLGFSLRLSVFVALPAAVGLIALGHPIVKLLFERGEFTPTDAVATTQALAGYAVGLPAFSATRIAAQTFYALGDTRTPVWAGLASVAANVVLALALMWPLQHAGLALATSLSAYVNLLLLCWLLRRRLGPIGGREMAASLLRTGGASAALLLWCVWAGARLGAGWAGAAWTLGALAAGMLVYLLAAAALRAPELGALFGMLRRRGQTLPGAGSG, from the coding sequence GTGAACGAAGACCGGCGGGCGGTGCAGCACGGGGTTGTGCGGGCCGTGGGCGTCATCGGGGCCGCCACCCTCGCAAGCCGCGTGCTCGGCTTCGTGCGCGACATGGTCATGGCGCGGGCTTTCGGCGCGGGGCCGGTGACCGACGCCTTCTTCGTGGCCTTCCGTATCCCCAACCTGCTCCGGCGGCTTCTGGCCGAGGGGGCGCTGTCCACCGCCATCATCCCCGTCTTCACGGAATACCTGGAACGGGCCGGCCGAGCAGAGTTCGGCCGCATGGTCCGAGCGGTCACGGGTGTCGCCATGGTAGTCCTGTGCGTTGTCTCGGGCCTCGGCATGCTGCTCGCGCCGTGGATCGTGCGGGTGATGACGCCGGGCTGGGCCGACGATCCCGAGCTGATCGGGCTGGCCGGGAGGCTGACGAGCCTGATGTTCCCGTACCTCCTGCTCGTGGGGCTTGCCGCACTGGCGATGGGAGCGCTCAATGCCCAGCACCGCTTCTTCACCGCGGCCTTCGGCCCGGCGGTGCTCAACGTCGCGATGATCCTCTCGGTGCTCTTCCTGGCGGGCAGGATGTCGCCGCCGGTCTTCTCCCTGGTGGTGGGTGTCCTCGTCGGTGGCGCCGGCCAGCTGCTCGTCCAGCTGCCTGAGCTGGCGCGGCTGGGAGTCCCGCTCCGTCCCTCGGTCGAGTGGTCGCATCCCGCCGTCAGATTGATTGCCGGCAGGCTCTGGCCCGCGGTCTTCGCGCTGGCCGCGGTCCAGGTGACGGTGCTCGTGAACACGCTCCTGGCCTCGCTGCTGCCCGAGGGCACCGTGTCCTATCTCTATTACGCCGACCGCGTGATGGAATTCCCCCTCGGAGTGTTCGGCATCGCCCTTGCGACGGCGGCCCTGCCCAGCATGTCGGGCCAGGCCGCGCGGGGAGAGCATCGCGCGCTGACGGACATGCTCGGCTTCTCGCTCCGGCTCTCGGTATTCGTCGCGCTGCCCGCGGCTGTCGGCCTGATCGCGCTCGGCCATCCGATCGTCAAGCTGCTCTTCGAGCGCGGTGAGTTCACGCCTACTGATGCGGTCGCGACGACCCAGGCCCTGGCAGGCTACGCGGTCGGCCTGCCCGCGTTCTCCGCCACGCGGATCGCCGCGCAGACATTCTATGCGCTCGGCGACACCCGGACGCCCGTCTGGGCCGGGCTCGCATCCGTCGCCGCCAACGTTGTCCTCGCGCTCGCCCTCATGTGGCCGCTCCAGCACGCGGGGCTCGCGCTGGCTACCTCGCTGTCGGCCTACGTCAACCTGCTGCTGCTCTGCTGGCTCCTGCGCCGGCGGCTCGGGCCGATCGGCGGCCGGGAGATGGCGGCCTCGCTGCTTCGCACCGGCGGCGCGTCGGCGGCGCTCCTCCTCTGGTGCGTCTGGGCCGGCGCGCGGCTGGGCGCGGGGTGGGCAGGCGCCGCGTGGACTTTGGGCGCGCTGGCCGCGGGTATGCTCGTCTACCTGCTTGCGGCCGCGGCGCTCCGGGCGCCTGAGCTCGGCGCGCTCTTCGGCATGCTGCGGCGGCGCGGGCAAACCTTGCCGGGGGCGGGGAGCGGGTGA
- the xerD gene encoding site-specific tyrosine recombinase XerD, producing MDAVREFFAALQTERGASPHTLAAYRHDLAGFTAFLKHQRRSVATARVGDLSDYLEDLRRHGLGARSSARHLSAVRGFYRFLLASGEIRRDPTEHLESPRPARRLPRTLSIEDAGTLVESPDLSAPEGLRDRAMLELLYASGLRASECLTLRLEDLNITAGYVTATGKGSRQRLVPVGAQALRWVERYVSTSRPGFVRRSDPGTLFLNRYGRPLSRQSLWSVIKRAARRAGLRSAVSPHTLRHSFASHLLERGADLRSVQAMLGHADIATTQIYTHLPSSAVRAMYRKFHPRAISKAS from the coding sequence ATGGACGCGGTCCGCGAGTTTTTCGCCGCCCTGCAGACGGAGCGGGGCGCCTCACCCCACACGCTCGCCGCCTACCGCCACGACCTCGCCGGCTTCACGGCCTTCCTGAAGCACCAGCGGCGCTCAGTGGCGACGGCGCGCGTGGGCGACCTCAGCGACTACCTCGAGGACTTGAGGCGCCACGGGCTCGGGGCCCGGAGCTCGGCGCGGCATCTCTCCGCCGTGCGCGGCTTCTATCGCTTTCTCCTGGCCTCGGGTGAGATCCGCCGGGACCCGACGGAGCACCTCGAATCGCCGCGCCCGGCGCGCAGGCTGCCGCGCACGCTCTCGATCGAAGACGCGGGGACTCTCGTCGAATCGCCGGACCTCTCTGCCCCCGAGGGCCTCCGGGACCGCGCCATGCTCGAGCTGCTCTACGCCTCAGGGCTGCGGGCCTCGGAGTGCCTGACGCTCAGGCTCGAGGACCTCAACATCACGGCGGGGTACGTCACGGCCACCGGCAAGGGCAGCCGCCAGCGTCTCGTGCCGGTCGGCGCCCAGGCGCTCCGGTGGGTGGAGCGCTACGTGTCCACGTCCCGCCCAGGCTTCGTCAGGCGGAGCGACCCCGGGACCCTCTTTCTCAACCGCTACGGCCGTCCGCTGTCGCGGCAGTCCCTCTGGTCCGTCATCAAGCGCGCGGCAAGGCGGGCGGGGCTGCGGAGCGCGGTTTCCCCGCACACCCTGCGCCACTCCTTCGCGAGCCATTTGCTGGAGCGCGGCGCCGACCTGCGCTCGGTCCAGGCGATGCTCGGCCACGCCGACATCGCGACGACGCAGATCTACACCCACCTGCCGTCCTCCGCCGTCCGCGCGATGTACCGGAAGTTCCACCCCCGCGCGATCAGCAAGGCCAGCTAG
- a CDS encoding CTP synthase has protein sequence MTPKFIFVTGGVVSSLGKGLAAASIGSLLEARGFRVTLLKMDPYINVDAGTMSPYQHGEVYVTDDGGETDLDLGHYERFTSAQTTRDNNITAGKVYGTVIEKERRGDYLGRTVQVIPHITDQIKASIRKVASGVDVLIVEIGGTVGDIEGLPFLEAVRQFKKDVGKDNVIYVHLTLVPFIQAAGELKTKATQHSVKELRAIGIQPDVLLCRTDKEHLLTPAIKSKIALFCDVEEEAVVAARDVDTIYEVPLTFHEQGLDESICRLLGLPQRPADLSRWEEIVRRIKAPRGRVRIGIVGKYIEVKDSYKSLYEALAHGGIAHEVAVDVAWVDAERLEREGLAGHVEGLDGILVPGGFGDRGIEGKIQGIRHARERKVPYFGICLGMQCAVIEYARHVCGLEGANSTEFDPKPAHNVIDLLPEQRNITDKGGTMRLGLYPVVLAEGTAASRAYGQGVIQERHRHRYEVNNDYLKALEAGGLRISGIWAEKQLVEIVELPGHPWFVAGQFHPEFRSKPWAPHPLFAAFIRAAMDHQAAA, from the coding sequence GTGACCCCGAAATTCATCTTCGTGACGGGTGGCGTCGTGTCGTCCCTGGGCAAAGGACTTGCGGCCGCCTCCATCGGCTCGCTGCTCGAGGCCCGGGGCTTCCGCGTGACGCTGCTCAAGATGGACCCGTACATCAACGTGGACGCGGGCACCATGAGCCCCTACCAGCACGGCGAGGTCTACGTCACCGACGACGGCGGCGAGACCGACCTCGACCTCGGGCACTACGAGCGCTTCACCTCCGCCCAGACGACGCGGGACAACAACATCACGGCGGGCAAGGTGTACGGCACCGTGATCGAGAAGGAGCGGCGCGGGGACTACCTCGGCCGCACGGTGCAGGTCATCCCGCACATCACGGACCAGATCAAGGCCTCGATACGCAAGGTCGCATCGGGCGTGGACGTGCTCATCGTGGAGATCGGCGGCACGGTGGGCGACATCGAGGGGCTGCCGTTCCTCGAAGCGGTCCGGCAGTTCAAGAAGGACGTCGGCAAGGACAACGTCATCTACGTTCACCTGACCCTCGTGCCCTTCATCCAGGCCGCGGGCGAGCTCAAGACCAAGGCGACGCAGCACTCGGTCAAGGAGCTGCGCGCGATCGGGATCCAGCCCGACGTGCTACTGTGCCGGACCGACAAGGAGCACCTGCTCACGCCCGCCATCAAGTCGAAGATCGCGCTCTTCTGCGACGTCGAGGAGGAAGCCGTCGTCGCCGCGCGTGACGTGGACACGATCTACGAGGTGCCGCTGACCTTTCACGAGCAGGGGCTCGACGAGAGCATCTGCAGGCTCCTCGGCCTCCCGCAGCGGCCCGCCGATCTCTCGCGCTGGGAGGAGATCGTCCGCCGCATCAAGGCGCCCCGCGGCCGGGTGCGGATCGGGATCGTCGGCAAGTACATCGAGGTCAAGGACTCGTACAAGAGCCTGTACGAGGCGCTGGCGCACGGCGGGATCGCCCATGAAGTGGCGGTGGACGTGGCGTGGGTCGACGCCGAGCGCCTCGAGCGCGAGGGGCTGGCCGGCCACGTCGAGGGGCTCGACGGCATCCTGGTGCCGGGCGGCTTCGGCGACCGCGGCATCGAGGGGAAGATCCAGGGGATCCGCCACGCGCGGGAGCGCAAGGTGCCGTACTTCGGGATCTGCCTCGGCATGCAGTGCGCTGTGATCGAGTATGCGCGGCACGTGTGCGGGCTCGAGGGCGCCAACTCGACCGAGTTCGACCCCAAGCCCGCGCACAACGTCATCGACCTCCTGCCCGAGCAGCGCAATATCACGGACAAGGGCGGCACGATGCGTCTCGGCCTCTACCCGGTCGTCCTGGCCGAAGGCACGGCCGCCTCGCGGGCCTACGGGCAGGGGGTGATCCAGGAGCGCCACCGCCACCGCTACGAGGTCAACAACGACTACCTGAAGGCACTCGAGGCGGGCGGGCTCCGCATCTCCGGGATCTGGGCCGAGAAGCAGCTGGTCGAGATCGTCGAGCTGCCCGGGCATCCGTGGTTCGTCGCGGGGCAGTTCCACCCGGAGTTCCGCTCCAAGCCGTGGGCGCCGCACCCGCTCTTCGCGGCGTTCATCCGCGCCGCCATGGACCACCAGGCCGCGGCATGA
- the kdsA gene encoding 3-deoxy-8-phosphooctulonate synthase: protein MTAEPRTRPVQVAGGVVIGGGAPLALIAGPCAIEDERHALMMAERLRRITGDAKVPFIYKSSYDKANRSSVHSYRGPGLKEGLRILGRVKEATGLPVLSDVHDVSEVGPAAEVLDVLQVPAFLCRQTDLLLACGGTRKPVNVKKGQFLAPRDMGNVVEKIRSTGNEAILLTERGASFGYNNLVVDFRGLPIMRGFGCPVVFDATHSVQLPGGAGDRSGGERQYVQALARAAVAVGVDALFMEIHEDPDRTMPDGRPLSDGPNMLRLDDLPRLLEEIGAIVSGLRSAAR from the coding sequence ATGACGGCGGAGCCGCGCACGCGGCCGGTGCAGGTGGCTGGCGGCGTCGTCATCGGCGGCGGCGCGCCGCTGGCGCTCATCGCCGGCCCGTGCGCCATCGAGGACGAGCGCCACGCCCTGATGATGGCCGAGCGCCTCCGGCGCATCACGGGCGACGCCAAGGTGCCCTTCATCTACAAGTCCTCCTATGACAAGGCCAACCGCTCGTCGGTCCACTCCTATCGGGGGCCGGGGCTCAAGGAGGGCCTGAGGATACTCGGGCGCGTGAAAGAGGCGACCGGGCTGCCCGTGCTCTCGGACGTCCACGACGTCTCGGAAGTCGGTCCGGCCGCCGAGGTGCTCGACGTGCTCCAGGTGCCGGCCTTCCTCTGCCGCCAGACGGACCTGCTCCTCGCCTGCGGCGGCACGCGCAAGCCGGTGAACGTGAAGAAGGGGCAGTTCCTGGCCCCTCGGGACATGGGCAATGTCGTGGAGAAGATCCGTTCGACCGGCAATGAGGCCATTCTGCTGACGGAGCGGGGCGCCTCCTTCGGCTACAACAACCTCGTGGTAGACTTCCGCGGGCTCCCGATCATGCGCGGCTTCGGCTGCCCCGTGGTCTTCGACGCGACGCACTCGGTACAGCTCCCCGGCGGAGCGGGAGATCGCTCCGGCGGCGAGCGGCAATACGTTCAGGCGCTGGCGCGGGCTGCCGTCGCGGTCGGCGTGGACGCCCTCTTCATGGAGATCCACGAGGACCCTGACCGGACGATGCCCGACGGTCGCCCGCTCTCCGACGGGCCGAACATGCTGCGGCTCGACGACCTGCCGCGGCTGCTCGAGGAAATCGGAGCCATCGTATCCGGCCTCAGGAGCGCGGCGCGGTGA
- a CDS encoding KpsF/GutQ family sugar-phosphate isomerase, translated as MADRVLRLEAESIGGLRSRLDDRFVRAVELMHGCRGRVIVTGMGKSGLIGRKIASTLASTGTPAYFLHPAEGVHGDIGMVARDDLILALSNSGETDEVLAVLPAIKRLGVPLILLTGSPASTLARQADVILDVGVAEEACPMNLAPTSSTTAALAMGDALAMALLDLRGLGPEDYAALHPRGALGWQSLFRVRDLMHTGDAVPVVRETATMKEAIEEMGAKRLGVTTVVDGAGCLVGIITDGDLRRQQLAHGALLDRRAGDCMTANPKRIGADELAVRALALMEGVITSLVITDESGRPTGVIHIHDILRAKIV; from the coding sequence ATGGCCGATCGGGTGCTGCGCCTCGAAGCCGAGAGCATCGGAGGGCTCCGGAGCCGTCTCGATGATCGTTTCGTGCGCGCGGTCGAGCTGATGCACGGCTGTCGCGGCCGGGTGATCGTGACAGGGATGGGCAAGTCGGGGTTGATCGGGAGGAAGATCGCCTCCACGCTGGCCAGCACGGGGACACCCGCGTATTTTCTCCATCCGGCCGAGGGCGTCCACGGCGACATCGGCATGGTGGCGAGAGACGACCTGATCCTGGCCCTGTCCAACTCCGGTGAGACCGACGAGGTCCTGGCCGTGCTGCCCGCCATCAAGCGGCTCGGCGTGCCCCTCATCCTCCTCACGGGAAGCCCCGCCTCGACGCTGGCGCGGCAGGCGGACGTGATCCTGGACGTGGGCGTCGCGGAGGAAGCATGCCCGATGAATCTCGCGCCCACGTCGAGTACGACGGCGGCGCTCGCCATGGGCGATGCGCTCGCCATGGCGCTCCTGGACCTGCGGGGGCTGGGCCCGGAGGACTACGCCGCGCTTCACCCGCGAGGCGCGCTCGGCTGGCAGTCGCTCTTCCGGGTGCGGGACCTCATGCACACGGGTGATGCCGTGCCGGTGGTCAGAGAGACGGCGACGATGAAGGAAGCGATCGAGGAGATGGGCGCCAAGCGGCTCGGCGTGACGACCGTGGTGGACGGGGCCGGGTGCCTGGTGGGGATCATCACCGACGGCGACTTGAGACGCCAGCAGCTGGCGCATGGGGCGCTTCTCGACCGGCGGGCGGGGGATTGCATGACCGCCAACCCCAAGCGGATAGGCGCCGACGAGCTCGCCGTCCGGGCGCTGGCGCTCATGGAGGGCGTGATCACGAGCCTCGTCATCACGGACGAAAGCGGCCGCCCCACCGGCGTCATCCACATCCACGATATCCTCCGCGCCAAGATCGTGTGA
- a CDS encoding HAD-IIIA family hydrolase has product MKTKTPSRAARIRLLVLDVDGVLTDGVLVYGASGEETKRFHVRDGLAIQVARRAGVEIAVVSGRASAAVTRRMSELGVVEVHQGVADKESLLRGLLARLGVKAAETAVMGDDLVDLPVMRIAGLAMAPADAVPEVRRASGWVSRSAGGHGAVREAVEFLLRSRKAWPPRE; this is encoded by the coding sequence GTGAAGACGAAGACTCCGTCCAGGGCCGCGAGGATCCGCCTGCTGGTCCTCGACGTGGACGGCGTCCTCACCGACGGCGTTCTGGTCTACGGCGCCTCGGGCGAAGAGACCAAGCGCTTTCATGTCAGGGACGGGCTCGCCATACAGGTCGCGCGGCGCGCGGGTGTCGAGATCGCGGTCGTCTCGGGGCGGGCCTCGGCGGCGGTGACCCGACGGATGAGCGAGCTTGGAGTCGTCGAGGTGCACCAGGGAGTCGCAGACAAGGAATCCTTGCTGCGCGGTCTCCTGGCGCGGCTCGGCGTGAAGGCGGCCGAGACCGCCGTCATGGGCGACGACCTGGTCGACTTGCCCGTCATGCGGATCGCCGGACTTGCCATGGCTCCGGCGGACGCCGTACCCGAGGTGCGGCGAGCTTCGGGCTGGGTCTCCCGATCGGCCGGTGGGCATGGCGCCGTGAGAGAAGCCGTCGAGTTCCTGCTTCGATCCCGCAAGGCCTGGCCCCCCCGCGAGTAG
- the lptC gene encoding LPS export ABC transporter periplasmic protein LptC produces the protein MDRAATGIALGVILFVTVVIGVLIVKGHRASAPRQEVVSSQADQEIKEIHIQEDAKGGSYRWSLDAEQAESYPGTGKTVLRKVTIGVEEPGRHWKVTSDEGDLVQDTRDVELRGKVVLVSSEGLRVETTVLRWSNAEGRAWTDQPVTIYRGGGVVKGTGLEVRPSEEITLVHGRVTATFGGTKTTAAPAPVKKKKS, from the coding sequence ATGGACCGTGCAGCCACCGGAATCGCTCTTGGCGTCATCCTCTTCGTGACGGTCGTGATCGGTGTCCTCATCGTCAAGGGACATCGCGCCTCGGCCCCCCGACAAGAAGTTGTGTCCTCGCAAGCCGACCAGGAGATCAAGGAGATCCACATCCAGGAGGACGCCAAGGGCGGGAGCTATCGCTGGAGCCTCGACGCTGAGCAGGCGGAGTCCTATCCGGGGACCGGTAAGACCGTTCTCCGGAAGGTGACGATCGGGGTCGAAGAGCCCGGCAGGCACTGGAAGGTGACGAGCGATGAGGGCGACCTCGTCCAGGACACCCGGGACGTCGAGCTGCGCGGCAAAGTCGTCCTGGTGTCCAGCGAGGGGCTGCGCGTGGAGACGACGGTGCTGCGGTGGAGCAACGCAGAGGGAAGGGCGTGGACGGACCAGCCGGTGACCATCTATAGGGGCGGAGGGGTGGTCAAGGGCACCGGACTCGAAGTCCGCCCCTCCGAAGAGATCACGCTCGTCCACGGGCGCGTCACGGCGACCTTCGGCGGGACCAAGACGACAGCGGCTCCGGCTCCCGTCAAGAAGAAGAAATCGTGA
- the lptA gene encoding lipopolysaccharide transport periplasmic protein LptA codes for MKFPVVTPALGVALLIVVVFTGIAAAQQQGAVKPRPAASGPTLTPPAAPGTEGKNGPVIVDSDSLESMQKEGLSVFKGNVVAKQNNSVQYADRMEVYTDSKTDRIERVVSTGNVRIITRDCRMGTAGRTEYYDAEQRMVLIGNARVWRGADIVTGERITIYLAEDRSLAEGGKQERVKAIFYQERPKTEIKMGPNGPICP; via the coding sequence GTGAAGTTCCCCGTTGTGACGCCCGCGCTCGGCGTAGCTCTCCTCATCGTCGTCGTGTTCACGGGAATAGCGGCGGCCCAGCAGCAGGGCGCTGTTAAGCCGCGCCCCGCGGCCTCGGGCCCGACGTTGACCCCGCCCGCGGCGCCGGGTACCGAAGGCAAGAATGGGCCGGTGATCGTCGACTCCGACAGCCTCGAGAGCATGCAGAAGGAAGGGCTCTCCGTCTTCAAGGGCAACGTCGTGGCCAAGCAGAACAACTCGGTCCAGTACGCCGACCGGATGGAAGTGTACACGGACTCCAAGACGGACCGCATCGAGCGCGTGGTGTCTACCGGCAATGTCCGGATCATCACCCGCGACTGCCGCATGGGGACTGCCGGCCGCACCGAGTACTACGACGCCGAGCAGCGTATGGTGCTCATCGGCAACGCGCGGGTGTGGCGGGGGGCCGACATCGTTACCGGCGAGCGGATCACCATCTACCTCGCCGAGGACCGGAGCCTGGCCGAGGGAGGCAAGCAGGAGCGCGTCAAGGCCATCTTCTACCAGGAGCGCCCAAAAACCGAGATCAAGATGGGCCCGAATGGGCCCATATGTCCCTGA
- the lptB gene encoding LPS export ABC transporter ATP-binding protein → MEGLIAQGLRKRFRNRLVVDRVSLDIQRGEVVGLLGPNGAGKTTSFYMIVGLLRADGGRIYLEGREVTDLPMYKRCRLGMGYLPQESSVFRKLTVEENLLAILETLDLSHDERQAKLQVLLAELDLTRLARHKAYTLSGGERRRLEITRALVTNPRYLLLDEPFTGIDPIAIGDIQEIVGRLKDRGIGVLITDHNVRETLAITDRAYILHNGKILASGTASELANNPKAREIYLGEKFSL, encoded by the coding sequence ATGGAAGGCCTGATAGCCCAGGGCTTGAGGAAGAGGTTTAGGAACCGGCTCGTCGTGGACCGGGTCAGCCTCGACATCCAGCGGGGCGAGGTCGTGGGGCTCCTCGGGCCCAACGGCGCCGGCAAGACGACGTCCTTCTACATGATCGTCGGGCTCCTCCGGGCCGACGGCGGCCGGATCTATCTCGAAGGGCGCGAAGTGACGGACCTGCCCATGTACAAGCGCTGCCGGCTGGGCATGGGCTACCTGCCTCAGGAATCGTCGGTGTTCCGCAAGCTGACCGTCGAAGAGAACCTGCTGGCCATCCTGGAGACCCTCGACCTCTCCCACGACGAACGCCAGGCCAAGCTCCAGGTCCTCTTGGCCGAGCTGGATCTGACGAGGCTCGCGCGGCACAAGGCCTACACGCTCTCGGGCGGCGAGCGGCGGCGCCTCGAGATCACGCGCGCGCTCGTCACGAACCCGCGGTACCTGCTCCTCGACGAGCCGTTCACCGGCATCGACCCGATCGCCATCGGCGACATCCAGGAGATCGTCGGCCGGCTCAAGGACCGCGGCATCGGGGTCCTGATCACCGACCACAATGTCCGGGAGACGCTCGCGATTACGGACCGCGCGTACATCCTGCACAACGGCAAGATCCTGGCCTCCGGCACGGCCAGCGAGCTGGCGAACAACCCCAAGGCACGCGAGATCTACCTCGGCGAGAAATTCTCGCTCTGA
- the rpoN gene encoding RNA polymerase factor sigma-54, whose product MRLSLRQTQRVVMTPLLQQAIQLLQLSTLELEQVVRKELEENPLLEELPEETQDVDADAQAPTEPGAPEMEAAPAPVEPVSKETSSVDGERADELPFDLTQAVFDEPDERTPVSTEEREDLPFENLGRTGTSLDEHLNEQLRWATDDPRTVAIGEGIIGNIDDDGYLRADVDEIALGMGATVLEVEQALRLVQGFDPTGVGARSVHECLLLQLTADSEPDPVSVEIVEKHFEDLERRRYTEIARALKLPLDRVMESVEEIQALEPKPGRRFAVSDQRYIAPDVSIHKVGEDYVVVLNEEGIPRLRVNALYRSLLRRSDGEAKQYVEQKLRSAVWLIKSVEQRQRTLRKVTQSLVKFQRDFLDRGIAHLRPLALRDVGEDIGMHESTISRVTTNKYVETPQGLFELKYFFHSGIASDSGEMVSSVSIKKKIRDMVAAEASGKPLSDQEVAQVLRGQGLNIARRTVAKYREELGIMPSHQRRFTPKKR is encoded by the coding sequence ATGCGCCTGTCCCTTCGCCAGACCCAGCGGGTCGTGATGACCCCGCTCCTCCAGCAGGCGATCCAGCTGCTGCAGCTCTCCACGCTCGAGCTCGAGCAGGTCGTGCGCAAAGAGCTCGAGGAGAACCCGCTCCTGGAGGAGCTGCCGGAGGAGACGCAGGACGTGGACGCGGACGCGCAGGCCCCGACCGAACCCGGAGCGCCGGAGATGGAGGCCGCCCCCGCGCCCGTCGAGCCCGTGTCCAAGGAGACCAGCTCCGTGGACGGCGAGCGGGCCGACGAGCTGCCCTTCGACCTGACACAGGCGGTCTTCGACGAGCCCGACGAGCGGACGCCCGTGTCCACGGAGGAGCGGGAGGACCTGCCGTTCGAGAACCTGGGCCGCACGGGCACTTCTCTCGACGAGCACCTGAACGAGCAGTTGCGCTGGGCGACCGACGATCCGCGGACCGTCGCCATCGGCGAGGGCATCATCGGCAACATCGACGACGACGGCTACCTCCGGGCGGACGTGGACGAGATCGCCCTCGGCATGGGCGCCACCGTCCTGGAGGTGGAGCAGGCCCTCCGGCTGGTGCAGGGGTTCGACCCGACGGGCGTGGGCGCCCGCAGCGTGCACGAGTGCCTGCTCCTCCAGCTGACGGCCGACTCCGAGCCCGACCCCGTGTCCGTCGAGATCGTCGAGAAGCACTTCGAGGACCTCGAGCGGCGCCGCTACACGGAGATCGCGCGGGCGCTCAAGCTGCCGCTCGACCGCGTCATGGAGTCGGTGGAGGAGATCCAGGCGCTCGAGCCCAAGCCCGGCCGCCGCTTCGCGGTCTCCGACCAGCGCTACATCGCCCCCGACGTCTCGATCCACAAGGTGGGCGAGGACTACGTCGTCGTGCTCAACGAGGAGGGCATCCCGCGCCTCCGGGTCAACGCGCTGTACCGCTCGCTTCTTCGCCGCTCGGACGGCGAGGCCAAGCAATATGTGGAGCAGAAGCTCCGCTCCGCCGTGTGGCTCATCAAGAGCGTCGAGCAGCGCCAGCGGACGCTCCGGAAGGTGACGCAGAGCCTCGTCAAGTTCCAGCGCGACTTCCTCGACAGGGGCATCGCCCACCTGCGGCCGCTCGCGCTGCGCGACGTGGGCGAGGACATCGGGATGCACGAGTCCACCATCAGCCGCGTCACCACGAACAAGTACGTCGAGACGCCGCAGGGGCTGTTCGAGCTGAAGTACTTTTTTCACAGCGGGATCGCCTCGGACAGCGGCGAGATGGTCTCCTCCGTCTCGATCAAGAAGAAGATCCGCGACATGGTCGCTGCGGAGGCCTCGGGCAAGCCGCTCTCCGACCAGGAGGTCGCCCAGGTGCTCCGGGGGCAGGGCTTGAACATCGCGCGACGGACCGTCGCCAAGTACCGGGAGGAGCTGGGCATCATGCCCTCCCACCAGCGGCGTTTCACGCCCAAGAAGCGGTGA